A stretch of the Actinoalloteichus fjordicus genome encodes the following:
- a CDS encoding ATP-binding protein — MLTVKPAEAHQDSTARGEDVHLRVAATAERIALVRGLAGDLAAREEFDMDRVEDFRLAVEEACAVLIRQGVAGEFLDCLFRLTPDHIRLRMRTATRSTAEPDRDGFGWHVLETLSDSVRLVLDPPDVHSGLGTMQLEIGVRKHAGTDADAAEVEPTQDDPSQIRLPHVQPSPVQADPAQETGAEPDPTAAPAAAKDVTGLDAGTQATGVASMSSTVSNHGRTAGKPKAGTAAETSGSPQ, encoded by the coding sequence GTGTTGACCGTGAAGCCCGCCGAGGCTCACCAGGACTCGACGGCGCGCGGCGAGGACGTCCATCTCCGGGTGGCGGCCACGGCAGAGCGCATTGCGCTGGTCCGGGGACTGGCGGGCGATCTCGCGGCACGCGAGGAGTTCGACATGGACCGTGTCGAGGACTTCCGACTCGCGGTCGAAGAGGCGTGCGCGGTGCTCATCAGGCAGGGCGTGGCAGGCGAGTTCCTGGACTGCCTGTTCCGGCTGACCCCCGATCACATCCGGCTGAGGATGCGCACCGCGACGCGGAGCACGGCCGAGCCCGACCGGGACGGCTTCGGCTGGCATGTGCTGGAGACGCTGAGCGACTCGGTGCGCCTGGTGCTCGACCCGCCCGACGTCCACTCTGGACTGGGCACGATGCAGTTGGAGATCGGCGTCCGCAAGCACGCGGGTACCGACGCCGACGCCGCGGAGGTCGAGCCGACCCAGGACGATCCGTCGCAGATCCGGCTGCCGCACGTTCAGCCGTCTCCCGTCCAGGCCGATCCCGCACAGGAGACGGGGGCCGAGCCGGACCCGACGGCCGCGCCTGCAGCGGCGAAGGACGTCACGGGTCTGGACGCAGGCACGCAGGCGACCGGCGTCGCCTCGATGAGCTCGACGGTCTCGAACCACGGCAGGACGGCAGGGAAGCCCAAGGCAGGCACTGCGGCCGAGACCTCCGGAAGCCCGCAGTGA
- a CDS encoding nucleoside/nucleotide kinase family protein: MTFRSSTADRLPAELADWVAEQPGRPWLRLAVDAPVAEQGRDLATALVEELLRRGRPALRVAASGFLRPASLRLEHGREDVEAYPDWLDRGALRREVLEPAGATGTGRVLPSRWDAVADRATRADYVELRPGAVLVVDGMFLLDGTLDFDLGIHLAVSAQAAARLLPPDLHWTLPAHRDYVATARPDQTADLTVRMDHPDRPAYRLRAG; encoded by the coding sequence GTGACGTTCCGATCGAGCACAGCGGACCGACTGCCCGCCGAGCTGGCCGACTGGGTCGCCGAGCAGCCCGGCAGGCCCTGGTTGCGGCTGGCCGTGGACGCACCCGTGGCCGAGCAGGGCCGCGATCTGGCGACGGCGCTCGTCGAGGAGTTGCTGCGGCGCGGCCGCCCCGCCCTGCGCGTCGCGGCATCGGGCTTTCTGCGCCCGGCGTCGCTACGGCTGGAGCACGGCCGCGAGGACGTCGAGGCCTACCCGGACTGGCTGGATCGAGGCGCGCTGCGCCGAGAGGTGCTGGAGCCTGCCGGGGCGACGGGCACCGGACGGGTGCTGCCGAGTCGGTGGGACGCCGTCGCCGACCGAGCCACGAGGGCCGACTATGTCGAACTCCGACCCGGCGCCGTCCTGGTCGTCGACGGAATGTTCCTGTTGGACGGCACGCTGGACTTCGACCTCGGCATCCACCTGGCGGTCTCGGCGCAGGCCGCCGCCAGGCTGCTCCCTCCCGATCTGCACTGGACGCTGCCTGCGCATCGCGACTACGTCGCGACGGCCCGGCCCGACCAGACTGCGGACCTGACCGTTCGGATGGACCACCCCGACCGACCTGCCTATCGGCTCCGGGCAGGCTGA
- a CDS encoding bifunctional 3'-5' exonuclease/DNA polymerase has protein sequence MWTAVAGADDRVGDTGGALVRVSRDGTAVEPIRAVRNLAEAVAAEEAVSAPRWISADAARLATRLAASGVRIRRCHDLRLAEALLLGHEGRGGEPAALPASLARLRGLPVPADARASDPGSTPALFEPAVPALPDNAREIDAVVAVHADQRRRAMSTGRPDRIGLLLAAESAGALVAEEMGRLGLPWRADVHHELLTRLLGPRPGPGVMPRRLGELAAAIGAALGVRNLHPDSPQEIIRAFGQAGIRLSSTRSWVLREVDHPAVPLLLEYKELSRIHTAHGWSWLAEWVHGGRFRPQYVPGGVVSGRWASRGGGALQIPRTIRRAVIADAGWTLVVADACQLEPRVLAAISADPGLAAASRDADLYRTTAAEAFGGDRDRAKIGVLAALYGQTSGEAGMLVAALRRRFPVAVEYVEQAARQGEAGGLVRSHLGRTCPPSALDGGRSGDDEEQTEGDEQRSMRAGRARGRFTRNFVVQASAADWAATLVAVLRTALFDRQDSELVFFQHDEVIVHCRDAAVPEVTRLIREAAREAARLVFGNTPVLFPMEIAGVRCYADAK, from the coding sequence ATGTGGACGGCGGTGGCGGGCGCGGACGACCGGGTCGGGGACACGGGCGGCGCGCTGGTCCGGGTGAGCCGAGACGGGACGGCGGTGGAGCCGATCCGGGCGGTCCGGAACCTCGCGGAGGCCGTGGCGGCGGAGGAGGCGGTCTCGGCTCCCCGGTGGATCTCCGCCGACGCCGCTCGGCTCGCGACCAGGTTGGCGGCCTCGGGTGTTCGAATCCGTCGGTGTCACGACCTTCGGCTGGCCGAGGCCCTGCTGCTGGGCCACGAGGGCCGCGGCGGGGAGCCCGCCGCCCTGCCGGCGAGTCTGGCCAGGCTGCGCGGCCTTCCGGTGCCCGCCGACGCCCGTGCCTCGGACCCTGGGTCGACGCCCGCGCTGTTCGAGCCTGCCGTGCCCGCGCTTCCCGACAACGCCCGCGAGATCGACGCGGTCGTCGCCGTGCACGCCGACCAGCGCCGCCGGGCCATGTCGACGGGTCGACCCGACCGGATCGGGCTGCTGCTGGCGGCCGAGTCGGCGGGCGCACTGGTCGCCGAGGAGATGGGCAGGCTCGGGCTGCCCTGGCGGGCCGACGTCCACCACGAGCTGCTGACCCGGCTGCTCGGGCCCCGGCCTGGTCCCGGCGTCATGCCGCGCAGGCTCGGCGAGCTGGCAGCGGCGATCGGCGCCGCGCTCGGCGTCCGAAACCTGCACCCCGACTCGCCGCAGGAGATCATCCGAGCCTTCGGCCAGGCGGGCATCCGGTTGTCCTCGACCCGCTCCTGGGTGCTGCGCGAGGTGGATCACCCGGCCGTCCCTCTCCTGTTGGAGTACAAGGAGCTGTCTCGGATTCACACCGCGCACGGCTGGTCCTGGCTGGCCGAATGGGTGCACGGCGGCCGATTCCGCCCGCAGTACGTGCCCGGCGGGGTCGTGTCCGGCCGGTGGGCCAGCCGAGGCGGCGGGGCGCTGCAGATCCCCCGGACCATCCGGCGGGCGGTGATCGCCGATGCGGGCTGGACGCTGGTGGTCGCCGACGCCTGCCAGCTCGAACCGAGGGTCCTCGCCGCCATCTCGGCAGATCCCGGCCTGGCCGCCGCCAGCCGCGACGCCGACCTCTACCGGACCACCGCCGCCGAGGCGTTCGGCGGCGACCGGGACCGCGCGAAGATCGGCGTGCTGGCCGCGCTGTACGGGCAGACGAGCGGCGAGGCAGGCATGCTGGTCGCCGCGTTGCGGCGACGCTTCCCCGTCGCCGTGGAGTACGTCGAGCAGGCGGCCAGGCAGGGCGAGGCGGGCGGGCTGGTCCGGTCGCACCTGGGGCGAACCTGTCCGCCCTCCGCCTTGGACGGCGGTCGGTCCGGCGACGACGAGGAACAGACCGAGGGCGACGAGCAGCGGTCCATGCGGGCAGGGCGGGCCCGAGGGCGTTTCACCAGGAACTTCGTCGTGCAGGCGAGCGCGGCCGACTGGGCCGCCACGCTGGTGGCCGTCCTGCGGACCGCGTTGTTCGACCGCCAGGACTCCGAACTGGTGTTCTTCCAACACGACGAGGTCATCGTGCACTGTCGGGACGCGGCGGTCCCCGAGGTCACTCGGCTGATCCGCGAGGCCGCGCGGGAGGCGGCTCGGCTCGTGTTCGGCAACACACCGGTGCTGTTCCCGATGGAGATCGCGGGTGTCCGCTGCTACGCGGACGCGAAGTGA
- a CDS encoding TerC family protein yields the protein MELLTSPEVWVAFATLLLLEIVLGIDNVVFISILSGKLPPEQQAKARTLGLSLALITRLLLLLSLSWIIGLTADLFTVFGMGISGRDLILLLGGLFLLGKATYEIHEHLEGNEHAKAGKVASFASVITQILILDIVFSLDSVITAVGMVDELAVMVAAVVIAMGIMLVSAGPISDFVGRHPTVKMLALTFLVLIGASLIAEGFEQHIPKGYVYGPIAFSILVEFLNLRAKANRAKNEPVHLRATYVKDGAPVPVGAASSSAGTVVDASVSTADHAGSADGHAVVEGGRGTGEGGQGRGAGGGS from the coding sequence ATGGAGCTCTTGACCAGCCCGGAAGTCTGGGTCGCGTTCGCGACGCTGCTTCTGCTGGAGATCGTGCTCGGCATCGACAATGTCGTCTTCATCTCCATTCTGTCCGGCAAGCTGCCGCCGGAACAGCAGGCCAAGGCCCGGACCCTGGGTCTGAGCCTGGCGCTGATCACGCGCCTGCTGCTTCTCCTGTCGTTGTCCTGGATCATCGGCCTGACCGCCGATCTGTTCACCGTGTTCGGGATGGGCATCTCCGGCCGAGATCTGATCCTCTTGTTGGGCGGCCTGTTCCTGCTCGGCAAGGCCACCTACGAGATTCACGAACATCTGGAGGGCAACGAGCACGCCAAGGCGGGCAAGGTCGCCTCATTCGCCTCGGTGATCACTCAGATCCTGATCCTGGACATCGTCTTCTCGCTGGACTCGGTGATCACCGCAGTCGGCATGGTGGACGAACTGGCCGTGATGGTCGCCGCCGTCGTGATCGCCATGGGGATCATGCTGGTCTCCGCCGGTCCCATCAGCGACTTCGTCGGCCGACACCCCACGGTGAAGATGCTGGCTCTCACCTTCCTCGTGCTCATCGGTGCGAGCCTCATCGCGGAGGGCTTCGAACAGCACATCCCGAAGGGTTACGTCTACGGGCCGATCGCCTTCTCGATTCTGGTCGAGTTCCTCAACCTGCGGGCCAAGGCCAACCGCGCGAAGAACGAGCCGGTCCACCTGCGTGCCACCTACGTCAAGGACGGCGCGCCCGTTCCCGTCGGCGCCGCCTCGTCTAGTGCGGGCACTGTCGTCGACGCCTCCGTGTCGACGGCCGACCATGCGGGCTCGGCCGACGGTCATGCCGTCGTCGAGGGCGGTCGCGGCACCGGCGAGGGCGGCCAGGGCCGCGGAGCGGGGGGCGGAAGCTGA
- a CDS encoding thiolase family protein, producing MTSAVIVDTVRTASGRGKPGGALSGTHPVDLLAVALRALQARNDLDPALVDDVIGGCVSQVGEQSFNVTRKAVLAAGFPEHVPGTTIDRQCGSSQQAAHFAAQGVLAGAYDVVIACGVETMSRVPMFSSIQDSEQYGAGIAARYPEGLVQQGIAAELLAARWKLSRSELDEFAARSHRLAAQAAESGAFDREIVGVPVAGGVHDRDETVRPATTAESLAGLRPCFVDEAAGDRFPEIDWRVTAGSSSPLTDGASATLIMSEERAAALGLRPRARFHAFSVVGDDPTLMLSGVLPATRRVLERAGLGIDDLDAVEVNEAFAPVPLLWAAEFGADLDRLNQRGGAIALGHPLGASGTKLLTTLVNTLEDTGGRYGLQTMCEGGGMANATVIERL from the coding sequence ATGACCAGCGCAGTGATCGTCGACACCGTCCGCACCGCCTCGGGCCGGGGCAAGCCGGGCGGTGCCCTCTCCGGGACTCATCCGGTGGATCTGCTGGCGGTCGCACTCCGGGCATTGCAGGCTCGCAACGACCTCGACCCGGCGCTGGTGGACGACGTGATCGGCGGCTGTGTGTCCCAGGTCGGCGAGCAGAGCTTCAACGTCACTCGCAAGGCCGTGCTGGCGGCGGGCTTCCCGGAGCACGTGCCGGGGACGACGATCGACCGCCAGTGCGGTTCCAGCCAGCAGGCCGCCCACTTCGCCGCGCAGGGCGTGCTCGCGGGGGCCTACGACGTGGTCATCGCCTGCGGGGTCGAGACGATGAGCCGCGTGCCGATGTTCTCCTCCATCCAGGATTCGGAGCAGTACGGCGCGGGAATCGCCGCCCGCTATCCCGAGGGCCTGGTGCAGCAGGGCATCGCCGCCGAACTGCTGGCGGCGCGGTGGAAGCTGAGCCGCTCTGAGCTCGACGAGTTCGCGGCCCGGTCGCATCGGCTGGCGGCACAGGCGGCGGAGTCCGGCGCGTTCGACCGCGAGATCGTCGGCGTCCCGGTGGCGGGCGGGGTGCACGACCGGGACGAGACGGTACGTCCGGCGACCACGGCCGAAAGCCTCGCGGGGCTGCGACCGTGCTTCGTCGACGAGGCGGCAGGGGACCGGTTCCCCGAGATCGACTGGCGCGTCACCGCAGGCAGCTCCTCTCCGTTGACCGACGGCGCGTCCGCGACGCTGATCATGAGCGAGGAACGGGCCGCCGCGCTCGGCCTGCGGCCGAGGGCCCGGTTCCACGCGTTCTCGGTGGTGGGCGACGACCCCACGCTGATGCTCTCCGGTGTCCTGCCCGCCACCCGACGGGTGCTGGAGCGCGCGGGCCTCGGCATCGACGATCTCGACGCGGTCGAGGTCAACGAGGCGTTCGCACCGGTCCCCCTGTTGTGGGCGGCCGAGTTCGGCGCGGACCTCGACCGGCTCAACCAGCGTGGCGGCGCCATCGCGCTCGGGCACCCGCTGGGCGCCTCGGGCACCAAGCTGCTGACGACCCTGGTCAACACCCTGGAGGACACCGGCGGGCGGTACGGCCTCCAGACGATGTGTGAGGGCGGCGGCATGGCGAACGCCACCGTCATCGAACGGCTCTGA
- a CDS encoding glycosyltransferase family 9 protein, which translates to MTAPRRVRNLVVLRALGIGDLLASVPALRGLRAAFPTHRLVLATTPSLAPLAYRTGAVDEVLGAHGLRVLDWPERTEIAVNLHDRGPKSARILDALRPDHRIGHRAPGWDGPEWNPTAPERDRWCGLLAAHGVAADPGDLRLTRPQRAGGLPRVVVVHPGAPQISRRWPAERFAKVAQGLHEAGHRVVITGSTDELPLALRVAELAGLSRRQVLAGRTDVDLLAALIARARLLVCGDTGVAHLSYAFGTPSVVLAGPAPASAWGPPEGGPHLTLSVDRLRHGDPYADTPDPALLAVGSDWVAASARTLLASLPRRTFAV; encoded by the coding sequence GTGACGGCGCCTCGACGGGTGCGCAACCTCGTCGTGCTGCGGGCGCTCGGCATCGGCGATCTGCTGGCCTCGGTTCCCGCGCTGCGCGGGCTGCGAGCCGCGTTCCCCACCCATCGACTGGTACTGGCCACCACGCCGAGTCTCGCTCCCCTGGCCTATCGGACCGGCGCCGTCGACGAGGTCCTCGGTGCACACGGGCTGCGGGTCCTCGACTGGCCGGAGCGCACCGAAATCGCGGTGAACCTGCACGACCGAGGGCCCAAGAGTGCCAGAATCCTCGACGCACTCCGGCCCGACCATCGCATCGGACATCGTGCGCCGGGCTGGGACGGCCCGGAATGGAACCCGACGGCTCCCGAACGGGACCGGTGGTGCGGGCTGCTCGCCGCGCACGGGGTCGCCGCGGACCCCGGCGACCTGCGGTTGACCCGGCCGCAGCGGGCAGGCGGGCTGCCGCGAGTGGTGGTGGTGCACCCCGGTGCTCCGCAGATCAGCAGGCGCTGGCCCGCCGAGCGCTTCGCGAAGGTGGCACAGGGTCTGCACGAGGCAGGCCATCGCGTGGTGATCACCGGATCGACCGACGAGCTCCCGCTGGCGCTCAGGGTCGCCGAGCTCGCCGGGCTGAGCAGAAGGCAGGTGCTGGCCGGCCGCACCGACGTCGACCTGCTGGCGGCGTTGATCGCCCGCGCCCGCCTCCTCGTCTGCGGGGACACCGGGGTCGCCCATCTCAGCTACGCCTTCGGCACCCCGTCGGTGGTGCTGGCGGGCCCGGCGCCCGCGTCGGCGTGGGGGCCGCCCGAGGGCGGCCCCCATCTGACCCTGTCGGTCGACAGGCTTCGACACGGTGATCCCTATGCCGACACACCGGATCCGGCGCTGCTCGCAGTCGGCAGCGACTGGGTGGCCGCCTCGGCTCGTACCCTGCTCGCCAGCCTGCCGAGAAGGACCTTCGCCGTCTGA
- a CDS encoding D-glycero-alpha-D-manno-heptose-1,7-bisphosphate 7-phosphatase has product MKATSVAATGRPTGRVSAVLFDRDGTLIDDVPYNGDPGRVRLVPSARRAVERLRARDVPVGVITNQSGIGRGLLVPEQVRAVNRAVESQLGRLDVWEVCPHPPADGGVGCACRKPRPGMVLSAARRLGVPVGEVVVIGDTGSDVQAALAAGATPILVPSPTTLPAEIEQAALTADDLDLAVDLALGLVLPGVIAEGVLPDPRSPEPGRRPTGRLR; this is encoded by the coding sequence ATGAAGGCCACGAGTGTTGCGGCGACCGGACGGCCCACCGGCCGGGTCTCGGCGGTGTTGTTCGACCGCGACGGCACGCTCATCGATGACGTGCCGTACAACGGGGATCCTGGGCGGGTTCGGCTGGTTCCGTCGGCCCGGCGCGCTGTCGAGCGGCTTCGTGCCCGAGACGTGCCGGTCGGCGTGATCACCAATCAGTCCGGGATCGGGCGAGGGCTGCTCGTGCCGGAGCAGGTCAGGGCGGTGAATCGTGCGGTCGAGTCGCAGCTCGGTCGTCTCGACGTGTGGGAGGTCTGCCCGCATCCTCCTGCCGACGGCGGCGTGGGCTGTGCCTGCCGTAAGCCGAGGCCGGGAATGGTGCTCTCGGCTGCCCGACGCCTCGGCGTACCGGTCGGCGAAGTGGTGGTGATCGGCGACACCGGCAGCGACGTGCAGGCGGCACTCGCCGCCGGAGCGACGCCGATCCTGGTGCCCAGCCCGACGACGCTGCCTGCGGAGATCGAACAGGCCGCCTTGACCGCCGACGATCTCGACCTCGCCGTCGACCTCGCGCTGGGCCTGGTCCTGCCGGGGGTGATCGCGGAGGGCGTGCTGCCCGATCCGAGGTCGCCGGAGCCCGGACGTCGCCCGACCGGGCGCCTTCGGTGA
- a CDS encoding serine/threonine-protein kinase — MDSVGGFAAALLSWLHRLVGANFCPGEWAWTVTGAGFLVGLIISFGSLIIAILRKGIGNRYNTGTGLLIGLIGVCTAFVIPLLFFRGISDVITAAAAGAGPLATEAQISLSQGVCVGEFTTQGGYLVSAGTVGDAIGADSALRWLHIAALVALPIVLLGLVAWQGRLAARRGPAWPGVTLWAPFALLALFTAGLTAQVVVHLWVGLLPALFLGALVLLAVGPPPRAVIDWSERPESDDADRRYQDQGRAQRDSEDVHDARDPRDSRRLAQQDAQYQPMAQQQPAQQAMAQQPPPEQHRPPPPATRVGRPLEEPRPILPPLSTEMNSPAGEQPPRLADTPGPLPFFLGGAAPAGDSARAESDAGSGVDVPTLLGGHVPVSGSGAGRDRFRRIRRLGKGGFGEVWLAEDTSLNRQVAVKIAHAPDAETEERMLREARALAAVRHPNCVRIYDILEDLGDATDGLAIVMEYIAGEPLSEVVRGSGTLDDVAAARLWGTMAEALGAAHDKGLLHRDIKPGNILLDEAGSPQLIDFGIARSDGDSTLTATGMMVGTPDFLAPEVARGEPATPSSDSWQLAATVAYALTGSPPRGYRDSPMSALMAAAQAAEVVHLPERSRHRSRLIAALGPEPARRPTLSAISTEMTSFLSGSGASADGPVTERLKPTDARSGPGSADATTRRASPVVPAGPSERGPGAPSTGQAGRPPLPPRPAGPGGHPGPGRPGRGPAPGSPPGPAAHGGPAPTPPVAGAQPPAGLRPNPGRGPAPSGRSGHLRPAGPAGTPGQVGQGQGPAAPLGRPGRGGPVPTAGTPDQTEDPAAAANQTDVVRPPVAGPGAQPGGPTPTRAQPAPPQASPGGTRRFTSPFDQED, encoded by the coding sequence GTGGACTCCGTCGGTGGTTTCGCGGCGGCACTCCTGTCCTGGCTGCATCGCCTGGTGGGCGCGAACTTCTGCCCTGGTGAGTGGGCGTGGACGGTGACGGGCGCCGGGTTCCTGGTCGGCCTGATCATCTCCTTCGGCAGCCTGATCATCGCGATCCTGCGCAAGGGCATCGGCAACCGCTATAACACGGGGACCGGCCTGCTGATCGGCCTGATCGGCGTGTGCACGGCCTTCGTCATCCCGCTGCTCTTCTTCCGGGGCATCTCCGATGTGATCACCGCTGCGGCGGCGGGCGCCGGTCCGCTGGCGACCGAGGCACAGATCAGCCTGAGCCAGGGCGTCTGCGTGGGCGAGTTCACCACCCAGGGCGGCTATCTGGTGTCCGCGGGCACCGTCGGCGACGCGATCGGAGCCGACTCGGCACTGCGCTGGCTGCACATCGCGGCGCTGGTGGCCCTGCCCATCGTGCTGCTCGGCCTCGTGGCCTGGCAGGGCAGGCTTGCAGCCCGGCGGGGACCGGCGTGGCCTGGTGTGACGCTGTGGGCGCCCTTCGCCCTGCTGGCGCTCTTCACGGCCGGTCTCACCGCCCAGGTCGTCGTGCATCTCTGGGTCGGGCTGCTGCCCGCCCTCTTCCTCGGCGCACTGGTACTGCTGGCCGTGGGCCCGCCGCCGCGCGCGGTCATCGACTGGTCCGAGCGGCCCGAGTCCGACGACGCCGATCGGCGATACCAGGACCAGGGCCGGGCTCAGCGCGACTCCGAGGACGTCCACGACGCCAGGGATCCCCGGGACTCCCGCCGACTCGCTCAGCAGGACGCGCAGTACCAGCCGATGGCCCAGCAGCAACCGGCCCAGCAGGCGATGGCTCAGCAGCCGCCTCCCGAACAGCATCGACCGCCGCCGCCCGCGACGCGGGTGGGCAGGCCACTCGAAGAGCCTCGGCCGATCCTGCCGCCGCTCTCCACCGAGATGAACTCTCCCGCAGGCGAGCAACCGCCGAGGCTCGCCGACACGCCGGGACCGCTGCCGTTCTTCCTCGGCGGGGCGGCTCCGGCGGGCGACTCGGCGCGCGCCGAGTCGGACGCGGGCTCCGGCGTCGACGTGCCGACGCTGCTCGGCGGTCACGTGCCGGTGAGCGGCAGCGGTGCCGGGCGCGACCGGTTCCGGCGCATCCGCAGACTGGGCAAGGGCGGGTTCGGCGAGGTGTGGCTGGCCGAGGACACCAGCCTCAACCGACAGGTGGCGGTCAAAATTGCTCATGCCCCCGACGCCGAGACCGAGGAGCGGATGCTGCGCGAGGCGCGGGCACTGGCCGCCGTCCGGCATCCGAACTGTGTGCGGATCTACGACATCCTCGAAGACCTCGGCGACGCCACCGACGGCCTGGCGATCGTGATGGAGTACATCGCGGGCGAGCCGCTGTCCGAGGTGGTGCGCGGGTCGGGCACCCTCGACGACGTCGCCGCCGCCAGGCTGTGGGGCACGATGGCCGAGGCGTTGGGGGCAGCCCACGACAAGGGGCTGCTGCATCGTGACATCAAGCCGGGCAACATCTTGCTGGATGAGGCGGGCTCTCCCCAGCTCATCGACTTCGGGATCGCTCGCAGCGACGGCGACAGCACGTTGACCGCGACCGGCATGATGGTCGGCACCCCGGACTTCCTGGCCCCGGAGGTCGCCAGGGGCGAACCCGCGACACCGTCCTCCGACAGCTGGCAGCTCGCCGCGACCGTCGCCTACGCGTTGACCGGCAGCCCGCCACGGGGGTATCGGGACAGCCCCATGTCGGCGTTGATGGCCGCCGCCCAGGCTGCGGAGGTCGTCCATCTTCCCGAGCGGAGCAGACACCGGTCGCGACTGATCGCGGCATTGGGACCGGAGCCTGCCCGCCGTCCGACGCTGTCGGCGATCTCGACCGAGATGACCTCCTTCCTGAGCGGTTCCGGGGCGAGCGCCGACGGGCCGGTGACCGAGCGACTCAAGCCGACCGACGCCAGGTCCGGTCCGGGTTCCGCCGACGCGACCACCCGCCGGGCCAGCCCCGTCGTTCCCGCCGGGCCGTCGGAGCGCGGCCCAGGGGCTCCCTCGACCGGGCAGGCAGGCCGACCACCGCTGCCGCCGCGTCCGGCCGGACCCGGCGGACACCCCGGACCCGGCAGACCGGGGCGCGGACCCGCACCGGGATCGCCGCCCGGTCCGGCCGCGCACGGCGGGCCCGCCCCCACACCGCCGGTGGCAGGCGCCCAGCCGCCCGCAGGCCTGCGGCCGAACCCCGGCAGGGGTCCCGCTCCGTCGGGCCGGAGCGGTCATCTCAGACCCGCCGGACCAGCAGGAACGCCGGGTCAGGTCGGTCAAGGGCAGGGTCCGGCGGCACCGCTCGGCAGGCCGGGGCGCGGCGGACCGGTCCCGACCGCAGGTACTCCGGACCAGACCGAGGACCCCGCCGCTGCGGCGAATCAGACCGACGTCGTCCGTCCGCCCGTCGCGGGCCCCGGTGCCCAACCCGGCGGCCCGACCCCGACCCGGGCCCAGCCTGCCCCGCCGCAGGCGAGTCCCGGCGGCACCCGCCGATTCACCTCCCCCTTCGACCAGGAGGACTGA